A genome region from Bradyrhizobium commune includes the following:
- a CDS encoding methyl-accepting chemotaxis protein, which yields MFGRRSRGDADAQLAAISRSHAVIEFAMDGTILTANQNFLNVLGYSLDEIKGKKHVMFMPADQRDGAAYKAFWAQLNRGEAECTEFKRIAKGGREVWIEACYNPVLDDAGKPVKVVKIATDITAKKIHAMTEASKVSASSRAQAVIEFKLDGTIVTANENFCKALGYSLAEIQGKHHSMFVAQAERDGAAYREFWAKLNHGEYQAGEFKRIGKGGREVWILASYNPLLDENGKPFGVVKYATDVTAEKLKNVDLAGQISAIDKAQAVIEFNMDGTIITANDNFLGALGYSLAEIKGHHHSMFVEPAERDSAAYRDFWAALNRGQYQAAEYKRIGKGGREVYIQASYNPILDLNGKPFKVVKYATDTTRQVLVRMGNERVRGMMESVAAGSEELNASVREISAAMTKSRETAMGAVDQVAAADAQAQRLTEAAQAMSGIVEMINSITGQINLLALNATIESARAGEAGRGFAVVASEVKSLANQAKQATDKIGQEIGSLNGISGDVVSALGSIKQAINNVSEYVTSTAAAVEEQSTVTNEMSTSMQRAAAEAAAIAARA from the coding sequence ATGTTTGGTCGCAGATCCCGCGGTGATGCGGACGCACAGCTCGCCGCCATCAGTCGCTCACACGCCGTGATCGAGTTTGCCATGGATGGCACGATTCTCACCGCGAACCAGAACTTCCTCAACGTGCTCGGCTATTCCCTCGACGAGATCAAGGGGAAGAAGCACGTGATGTTCATGCCGGCCGATCAGCGCGACGGCGCCGCCTACAAGGCGTTCTGGGCTCAGCTCAACCGCGGCGAGGCCGAGTGCACCGAATTCAAGCGGATCGCCAAGGGCGGCCGCGAGGTCTGGATCGAGGCCTGCTACAATCCGGTGCTCGACGATGCCGGCAAGCCGGTCAAGGTCGTGAAGATCGCGACCGACATCACCGCCAAGAAGATCCACGCCATGACGGAAGCCTCCAAGGTGTCCGCCAGCAGCCGCGCCCAGGCCGTGATCGAGTTCAAGCTCGACGGCACCATCGTCACTGCCAACGAGAATTTCTGCAAGGCGCTCGGCTATTCGCTGGCCGAGATCCAGGGCAAGCACCACAGCATGTTCGTAGCCCAAGCCGAGCGCGATGGCGCGGCCTATCGCGAGTTCTGGGCCAAGCTCAACCACGGCGAATACCAGGCCGGCGAGTTCAAGCGCATCGGCAAGGGCGGCCGCGAGGTCTGGATTCTTGCCTCCTACAATCCGCTGCTCGACGAGAACGGCAAGCCGTTCGGCGTGGTCAAATACGCAACCGACGTCACTGCGGAGAAGCTGAAGAACGTCGATCTCGCCGGCCAGATCTCCGCGATCGACAAGGCGCAGGCGGTGATCGAGTTCAACATGGACGGCACGATCATCACCGCCAACGACAATTTTCTCGGCGCGCTCGGCTATTCGCTGGCTGAGATCAAGGGCCATCATCACAGCATGTTCGTCGAGCCGGCGGAGCGCGACAGCGCGGCCTATCGCGACTTCTGGGCCGCGCTCAATCGCGGCCAGTACCAGGCGGCAGAGTACAAGCGTATCGGCAAGGGTGGCCGCGAGGTCTATATCCAGGCCTCCTACAACCCGATCCTCGATCTCAACGGCAAGCCGTTCAAGGTCGTGAAATATGCGACCGATACCACGCGGCAGGTCCTGGTCCGCATGGGTAACGAGCGCGTCCGCGGCATGATGGAATCGGTCGCCGCCGGCTCCGAGGAGCTCAACGCCTCCGTGCGGGAGATCTCCGCGGCTATGACCAAATCGCGCGAGACCGCGATGGGCGCGGTGGACCAGGTCGCCGCCGCCGACGCCCAGGCGCAGCGCCTCACCGAGGCCGCGCAGGCCATGAGCGGCATCGTCGAGATGATCAACAGCATTACCGGGCAGATCAACCTCCTGGCGCTCAACGCCACGATCGAATCCGCCCGCGCCGGCGAAGCCGGTCGCGGCTTTGCGGTGGTCGCCTCCGAGGTGAAGAGCCTCGCCAACCAGGCCAAGCAGGCCACCGACAAGATCGGCCAGGAGATCGGCAGCCTCAACGGCATTTCCGGCGACGTCGTCAGCGCGCTAGGCTCGATCAAGCAGGCGATCAACAATGTCAGCGAATACGTGACGTCGACGGCTGCCGCCGTCGAGGAGCAGAGCACGGTCACGAACGAGATGTCGACCAGCATGCAGCGCGCGGCCGCCGAAGCGGCTGCGATCGCGGCACGGGCGTAG
- a CDS encoding OsmC family protein — protein sequence MDAAELRQMQAPIKERYKTDPTAAMITLKAKGSTDSEGIACKVETGRAIAMAGLHPATGGSGLELCSGDMLLEALVACAGVTLKSVATAIEVPLKTGNVYAEGDLDFRGTLGVDKETPVGFAEIRLRFEVDTPAPQDKLDLLLKLTERYCVVYQTIKNGPKVSVSMQRM from the coding sequence ATGGACGCCGCAGAGCTGCGCCAGATGCAGGCCCCGATCAAGGAGCGCTACAAGACTGATCCAACGGCCGCGATGATCACGCTGAAGGCCAAGGGTTCCACCGACAGCGAAGGCATCGCGTGCAAGGTCGAGACCGGTCGCGCCATCGCAATGGCTGGCCTCCATCCCGCCACCGGCGGCTCCGGCCTCGAGCTCTGCTCCGGCGACATGTTGCTCGAGGCGCTCGTCGCCTGTGCCGGCGTCACGCTGAAATCGGTCGCGACCGCGATCGAGGTGCCGCTCAAGACCGGGAATGTCTATGCCGAAGGCGATCTCGATTTCCGCGGCACGCTCGGCGTCGACAAGGAGACCCCGGTCGGTTTCGCCGAGATCCGCCTGCGCTTCGAGGTCGACACGCCGGCGCCGCAGGACAAGCTCGATCTCTTGCTGAAACTCACCGAGCGCTATTGTGTGGTCTACCAGACCATCAAGAACGGCCCGAAGGTTTCGGTATCGATGCAGCGGATGTGA